The Candidatus Methylomirabilota bacterium genome segment CTGGTGGCTGGACGCTACGACGAGGTGACCGGGTGGGCGAAGCTGACCCACGAGACCCCCGTACGCCCGGCGGGCCTCTACGGCGCCAGCAAGGTGTGGGGCGAGGCGCTGGCCCGCCACTACGCCGATACGCACGGGCTCTCGGTGATCTGCCTGCGCATCGGTCACGTCATCGCCGAGGACCGGCCGCTGTCGCTGCGGGACTTCTCGGTCTGGTGCAGCCAGCGCGACATCGCGCGGATGATCGAGCGGTGCCTCGAGGCGCCGGCCAGCGTGGCCTTCGACATCTTCTACGTGGTCTCCAACAACAAATGGAGCTACCGCGACGTCGACCACGCCCGGGCCGTGGTGGGCTTCGAGCCGCAGGACGCTGCCGAGGACCATCGCCGGTGAGGCCGCCCGCCGATGTGCGGCCCTCGCCGCTGGCCGGCGGCTGGTACCCGGCGGATCCGCGCGAGCTGGCGACGACGGTGGACGGCCATCTCAGCGCCGCCCGCCCCCCGGCGGCCGCCGGCGCGGTGGTGGCGCTGGTGGCCCCGCACGCCGGGCACCGGTATTCGGGGCCGGTCGCCGGTTATGCCTTCGGGACGACACGGCAGCTGACGCCGGACCTCGTCGCCATCGTCGGCCCCATGCATGATCCATTCGACGGGGCCCTGCTGACGTCGGGCCACCGCGCCTACGCCACGCCCCTCGGTGACGTCCCCATCGATCCCGATGTCGTGCGGCGGCTCGATGTCCACGTCCGGGACGAGCTGGGCTTCGGGCTGATCCCCGTCAGGAACGACCGGGAACACTCGCTGGAGATCGAGCTGCCCTTCCTGCAGCGCGCGCTCCCCAAGGCCTTCCGCCTGGTTCCGGTGATGGTGCGCGACCAGCGCCGCGAGGTGGCGCGGGGCCTGGGACGGGCGCTGGCGCGGACGCTGGAGGACCATTCGGCGCTGCTGATCGCCAGCACCGATCTCTCTCACTATTACCCGCAGCCGCGCGCGGAGAAGTTCGACGCCGAGCTCTTGCGCCGCCTGGAGGCCTTCGATCCGGACGCGGTGCTGCGCGCCGAGGAGGAGGGCAGAGGCTTCGCCTGCGGGATCGGCGCGCTGGCGGCCGTGCTGTGGGCGGCCCGGGAGCTGGGGGCCGATCGTTTAGAGGTTCTGCGCTACGCGACCTCGGGCGACGCGACCGGCGATTACGCCCAGGTCGTCGGCTACGCCGCCGCGGTCGTCACACGCGGAGGGGCGGGCGACAGCTCCCCACCCGCGCGCCTGATCGCCGGCCGTGGCCGCCGTCATTCCCGGAGCGCGCCGGCCAGGACGCCGCGGACCAGGTAGCGCTGCAGGCCCACCACGATGACGACGGGCGGCAGGCTGGCCAGGATCGAGGCGGCGGCGATGTCGCCCCAGGGGACCTCGAAGACGCCCGGAAAGAGCGCCAGCGCCACCGGCACCGTCCGGCTCGCCTCGGTGGCGGTGAAGGTATAGGCGAAGAGGAACTCGTTCCAGCTGGAGAGGAAGGTCAGCAGCGCCGCCGAGGCCAGCGCCGGCGCCACCAGCGGCAGCACGACGAAGCCCAGCGTCTGGAGGCGGCCGGCGCCGTCGAGCGCGGCCGCTTCTTCGATCTCGTCGGGGATCTCGCGGATGAAGCCGGCCAGCAGCCAGATGATCAGCGGCAGCGCGAACGAGGTGTTGGCGAGGACGAGCGCCGTCCAGGTGTCGCGCAGCCCGAGGGCGCGCAGGAGCAGGTAGAGCGGGCTGACGGTGGCGATCTGGGGGAAGGCCGTGCTGGCGACGATGCCCAGCATGAGCGCCCCCTTGCCCGGGACCGGCAGCCGCGCCAGCGCATAGGCGCCGAAGAGCCCCAGCCCGAGTGCCAGCGCGACGGTAAGCGTGGCCACGACCAGGCTGTTCAGGAGCGCGCGGGGGAGCAGGCTCTCCCGGAGCACCACCGCGTAGTGGGCCAGCGTCGGCCGCGTCGGCCAGAGCGGCGGCAGGACCAGGAGCTCGGTCTCGGGCTTGAACGACGTCAGGAGCTGCCAGAAGAAGGGCGCCGCGTAGGCGACCAGCAGCAGCAGCACGAGGCCGTCGCGGATGCGCTGGCCGCCTCTCACGCGGCCATCCCCTGGCGGCGCAGGACGCGCAGGTAGATCCAGGCGGTGGCCATGACCAGCGCGAACACGATCACGCCGATGGCCGAGCCGAAGCCGAGCTGGAGCGTCTGGAACAGGCTGCGGTAGGCGTACACGGTCAGCGTCTCCGTGGTGGAGGCGGGGCCGCCCCCGGTGAGCACGAACATGAGGTCGAACGCCCGCAGCGCGTCCAGCGTGCGGAAGAGGAGCGCGATCAGGAGCACGCGGCGGAGCAGCGGGAAGGTGATCCGCCCCAGCATGGCCAAGCGCCCGGCGCCGTCCACCTGGGCGGCCTCGTACAGCGCGCCGGGGATCGTGAGGAGCCGGGCATAGCAGAGCAGCGCGACGAAGGGCGTCGTCCGCCACACGTCGGCGAGGATCAGCCCCGGCAGCGCCAGGTGTGGGTCGCCGAGCCAGTTGAGGGATCGTCCGCCCAGCAGGAAGTTCACCAACCCGGCCGAGGGGTGATAGAGCCACTCGAAGAGCTTCGCGGTGACCACCGACGGCAGCGCCCAGGCCAACAGCAGCAACGCCAGCGCGGTCCGCCGTCCCGCGCGCTGCCCCGACAGGGCCAGCGCCACCAGGACGCCCAGCAGGAGCTCCAGGGCCACCGAGGCGCCCGTGAAGGCGAGCGTGACCCACGCGGCGTTCCACAGACGCGGGTCCCCGGCCAGGAACTCGTAGTTGGAGAGGCCGACGAAGCGCGCCACGCCGAAGACGGGGATCCGGCGCTCGAGCGAGAGCCAGAGCACCCACACGCTCGGATAGACGGTGAGGAGGGCGAGGGCCAGGAGCGCGGGGGCGAGGAAGAGCAGCCCCGCTCGCCGGTCGGCGCGCTGGCGCGGGGTCATCGGACGTCGCGCAGCATGTAGCTGACGGTCCGCCGCGCCTGCGCGATGGCGTCGCCCGGCGTCTTGACCTTCACCAGGACCGCGGAGACCTCCGGCTGCAGCGTGGACGAGAGCATCAAGTAGTACGGCGTGACCGGGCGGGGCCGGGCGGCGGCGGTCAGCGCGCCGATCAGGGGCAGGTGGGGGTGGCTGCGCACCAGGTCGGCGTCGCGATAGAGCGCCGTGCGGGTCGGGTTGAGCGCCACGCCGGCGGCCATGGTCTTCTGGGCGGCGGCGCTGGCGAGGAAGCGAACGAGCGCGACGGCCGCCTCGGGATGCCGCGTACGGCGATCGACGCCGAGGTGCGCGCCGCCGGTGGCGCCGGTGCCGCGGGCGCCGTGAGCGTGCCGCGGCAGCGGCGCGATGCCCACTTTGCCGCGGACGGGCGACTCCGGCAGCTCGAAGAGGTCCATCGCGTACGGCCAGTTCCTGAGGAAGATGGCCCGCCCGTCGCCGAAGGCGCGCCGGGAGAGCTCCTCGTCCGCGGCGGTCACCCACGGCGGGCTCACGCCGGTGTCGATCAGCCGGCGGAGAAAGACGAGGACGTCCTCGGCCCGGGCCGGATCGGGGAAGAGGCTTCCATCCTCACCGACGAGCCGCGTGCCGTTCGCCCAGAGCCCCTCGAGCAGATTCACGATCAGGCCCTCGTACTGCTTGCCCTGCCAGAGGAAGCCGTCGAGGCGGGCATCGCGCTGGCCAGCCTGGATCTGCTTGACCTGGGCCACCAGCGCCTCGTACGTCTCCGGCGGCCCTAGGCCGTAGCGGGCCAGGAGATCGGCGCGATAGTAGAGGAGGCCCACGTTCATGATCCACGGCATCGCCCACACGCGCCCGCCCCACGTCGCCGGCTCTACCGCCGCCGGAAAGTGGGCCGCCAGCTCCCCCCGCGGCATCAGCTCGGTGAGGTCCAGCAGCCATCGCGCCTGGGCGAACTCGGGCACCCAGATGACGTCGAGCATCATGACGTCGAAGGCCGGGCCGCCGCCCTCCAGGTTGATCGCGTAGAACTGATGCTGCTCGTCCGTGCTCCAGGGGAGCGACTCGCTCTTGACGCGCACGCCGGGGTGGCGGGCCTCGAACTCGCGGAGGAGACCGGGCAGGGGATCGGAGGGGCCCAGGATCCTGGCGTGCTTGAAGACGAGCGTGACGGGCTCCGCGCGCGGCGGGGCGGGCTGGCAGCCCCCCAGGAGCAGGTGGGCGGATAGGACGAGGAGTGCGGCCGAGGAAAGGTGTCGCATGGCGACCTATTGTCGTCCCGGCGCCCGGTCACGGAAAGCGCCCGAGGCGGTGTGGCGAAGCCGATGCGTTGACTCTGTCGGAGTTTGGCTGAACTATTGTCCGAAGAGATCATGCCGGAGTCGATCCGCGCCTGATGGCGAGCAAACCGTCGGTCACGCTCGAGGACGTGCTCGCGCGGCTGGCGCGCGAGGGCGAGCTCTACGAGCGCCTGCCCGAAGGGCGCGTGCGCTGCTACGCCTGCGGCCACCGCTGCCTGATCCTGCCCGGCCAGCGCGGCGTCTGCAAGGTGCGCTGGAACGAGGATGGGCGGCTGATGGTCCCCTCGGGGTACGTCGCCGCGCTCCAGCTCGATCCCGTCGAGAAGAAGCCGTTCTTCCACGCCTACCCGGGCGCGCGTGCGCTCTCGTTCGGCATGCTCGGATGCGATTATCACTGTGGTTTCTGTCAGAACCATCTGACCTCCCAGGCGCTCCGCGATCCCGCCGCCGGCGTCCCGCCGGAGATCGTCACGCCTCAGCAGATCGTCGACCTCGCGCTCCGACACCGCGCCCGGATTCTCACCTCGACCTACAACGAGCCGCTCATCACGAGCGAGTGGGCCGTCGAGGTCTTCCGGGAGGGCAAGGCGCGCGGGCTGGCTTGCTCGTACGTGTCCAACGGCAACGCGACGCCGGAGGTGCTCGAGTACATCCGCCCCTGGGTCGACCTCTACAAGGTCGACCTCAAGGGCTTCGACGACAGACGCTACCGTAAGCTCGGTGGGCTGCTGCAGACGGTGCTGGACTCGATCCGGCTGGTCTTCGAAAAAGGGTTCTGGCTCGAGATCGTCACGCTGGTCATCCCGGGGTTCAACGACTCCGACGAGGAGCTCAGGGACATCGCGCGGTTCCTGGTCTCGGTCTCGCCGGATATCCCGTGGCACGTCACGGCGTTCCACCCCGACTACAAGATGACGGATCGGGACCAGACCGCCGCCCAGACGCTCCTGCGGGCCGCCGAGATCGGCGTGACCGAGGGCCTGCGCTACGTCTACGCCGGCAACCTGCCCGGCCGCGTCGGGCCCTTCGAGAACACCCGCTGCCCGTCCTGCCGGACGCTGCTGATCGAGCGCGCGGGCTACCGGATCGTCAGGGACGTGCTGACGCCGACCTCCGGGTCCTGCCCCTCGTGCGGGATGTCGATCCCCGGCCGCTGGCGCTGAGCGGCCGGATCACGCCGTCTCGGGACCGACGATCTCCGGGCGGTGCACCCACGGCCGCGCCGCTGCGCGAGTGGGACGACGCGCTCCGGCCACGAGCCTGCATGTACTGTGGAGTGTCCTCGCCAACGTCGCGCGCACGTTCGCGATGGAGACCTAGATGGGTTGCTTTCTTGAGGACTGTATCGATCTCGTGACATTGAAGGTGCCGCCGAGGTGGCGATAGAATCCAAGGGAGAGCGCCTCGGCGATGACCTTCACATCCTTCGACGCCGTGTTTTTCACAACCGCGTTCCTCGTCCCGGGATTCATCTGGGAGTCAGTCCTACACCTCTTCCTCCGCCGTCGCGAGGATCGTGCCGACCGGGCGTGGGTGAGATTCCTGACTCTTAGCGCTTTCAACTACGCGTTCTGGTCGTGGCTCATCTACTTGCTCTTCGTCCGGGCCGGGGTACTGGCGCAGCCGTATATGGCTGCGCTTGCCTGGTTCTTCATTCTGCTCGTTTCTCCAGTCGCTTTCGGAGTAACCACCGGGCTCCTCAGCCAGCGGGCCGTCGTCCGTCGGCTCCTAGCGCGCTACGGGGTCTACACCGTCCACACCCGGTTCCGACGGCATGGGACTACGTCTTCAGCCACTCGACAGGATCCTGGGTGCTGGTCACCCTCGCGGATGGCTCCACGGTAGCGGGGATCTTCAGCGCTCGGTCGTTTGCCTCCTCGGACGCCGCGGAGCGAGACCTCTTCCTCGAGCAGCTCTACAGGGTCGAGGACGACGGCCCTTGGCAGCCGGTGCCGATGAATCGCGGCGTGTGGATTCGAGGGGAGGCCATCCGTGCCATCGAGTTCTTGCAGTTTCAGGAGTAAAATCACGGCGGAGGTAACGCGATGACTTCGCCTGCACGCGTTCGTGAAGGGTATCAGCCCCTGCCCCCGCGGCCGGCCGAACCTCCGGAGAAGAGGGGCTATCAGCCTCAGCGGCCGGTGAGCCCCCAGGCCCTTGCTAACCCCCCTCGGGGAGGCTCCAGTATCCGGCCCCCAGCAGCAGCCCCCCCAAAGAAGTAGGGCTCGGGGAGAGTCCGACCGCCCCGAACGGCAGCACATGTCGGCCGACACTTCCGCGAGCGGCTGTGTCGTCACAGCCACCGTCTCTCCGCAGGAAATGGTCGTGTTCGCCCGTGGGATG includes the following:
- the amrS gene encoding AmmeMemoRadiSam system radical SAM enzyme — encoded protein: MASKPSVTLEDVLARLAREGELYERLPEGRVRCYACGHRCLILPGQRGVCKVRWNEDGRLMVPSGYVAALQLDPVEKKPFFHAYPGARALSFGMLGCDYHCGFCQNHLTSQALRDPAAGVPPEIVTPQQIVDLALRHRARILTSTYNEPLITSEWAVEVFREGKARGLACSYVSNGNATPEVLEYIRPWVDLYKVDLKGFDDRRYRKLGGLLQTVLDSIRLVFEKGFWLEIVTLVIPGFNDSDEELRDIARFLVSVSPDIPWHVTAFHPDYKMTDRDQTAAQTLLRAAEIGVTEGLRYVYAGNLPGRVGPFENTRCPSCRTLLIERAGYRIVRDVLTPTSGSCPSCGMSIPGRWR
- a CDS encoding NAD(P)-dependent oxidoreductase: MAPRAVLVTGMSGLIGGALLKHLGSAHDFRALNRRAVPGVRCHQADVADLDAIAPAFAGVETVVHLAAIASSSAPFADVLRNNVIGTHNVFEASRRAGVRRVIFASSGATISGYERDMPYRALVAGRYDEVTGWAKLTHETPVRPAGLYGASKVWGEALARHYADTHGLSVICLRIGHVIAEDRPLSLRDFSVWCSQRDIARMIERCLEAPASVAFDIFYVVSNNKWSYRDVDHARAVVGFEPQDAAEDHRR
- a CDS encoding carbohydrate ABC transporter permease; the protein is MRGGQRIRDGLVLLLLVAYAAPFFWQLLTSFKPETELLVLPPLWPTRPTLAHYAVVLRESLLPRALLNSLVVATLTVALALGLGLFGAYALARLPVPGKGALMLGIVASTAFPQIATVSPLYLLLRALGLRDTWTALVLANTSFALPLIIWLLAGFIREIPDEIEEAAALDGAGRLQTLGFVVLPLVAPALASAALLTFLSSWNEFLFAYTFTATEASRTVPVALALFPGVFEVPWGDIAAASILASLPPVVIVVGLQRYLVRGVLAGALRE
- a CDS encoding DUF6338 family protein codes for the protein MAHLLALRPGRGTGAAVYGCACLVLHSARFSSRFRSNHRAPQPAGRRPSAPSALRGLHRPHPVPTAWDYVFSHSTGSWVLVTLADGSTVAGIFSARSFASSDAAERDLFLEQLYRVEDDGPWQPVPMNRGVWIRGEAIRAIEFLQFQE
- the amrB gene encoding AmmeMemoRadiSam system protein B; this encodes MRPPADVRPSPLAGGWYPADPRELATTVDGHLSAARPPAAAGAVVALVAPHAGHRYSGPVAGYAFGTTRQLTPDLVAIVGPMHDPFDGALLTSGHRAYATPLGDVPIDPDVVRRLDVHVRDELGFGLIPVRNDREHSLEIELPFLQRALPKAFRLVPVMVRDQRREVARGLGRALARTLEDHSALLIASTDLSHYYPQPRAEKFDAELLRRLEAFDPDAVLRAEEEGRGFACGIGALAAVLWAARELGADRLEVLRYATSGDATGDYAQVVGYAAAVVTRGGAGDSSPPARLIAGRGRRHSRSAPARTPRTR
- a CDS encoding ABC transporter substrate-binding protein; this translates as MRHLSSAALLVLSAHLLLGGCQPAPPRAEPVTLVFKHARILGPSDPLPGLLREFEARHPGVRVKSESLPWSTDEQHQFYAINLEGGGPAFDVMMLDVIWVPEFAQARWLLDLTELMPRGELAAHFPAAVEPATWGGRVWAMPWIMNVGLLYYRADLLARYGLGPPETYEALVAQVKQIQAGQRDARLDGFLWQGKQYEGLIVNLLEGLWANGTRLVGEDGSLFPDPARAEDVLVFLRRLIDTGVSPPWVTAADEELSRRAFGDGRAIFLRNWPYAMDLFELPESPVRGKVGIAPLPRHAHGARGTGATGGAHLGVDRRTRHPEAAVALVRFLASAAAQKTMAAGVALNPTRTALYRDADLVRSHPHLPLIGALTAAARPRPVTPYYLMLSSTLQPEVSAVLVKVKTPGDAIAQARRTVSYMLRDVR
- a CDS encoding sugar ABC transporter permease, giving the protein MTPRQRADRRAGLLFLAPALLALALLTVYPSVWVLWLSLERRIPVFGVARFVGLSNYEFLAGDPRLWNAAWVTLAFTGASVALELLLGVLVALALSGQRAGRRTALALLLLAWALPSVVTAKLFEWLYHPSAGLVNFLLGGRSLNWLGDPHLALPGLILADVWRTTPFVALLCYARLLTIPGALYEAAQVDGAGRLAMLGRITFPLLRRVLLIALLFRTLDALRAFDLMFVLTGGGPASTTETLTVYAYRSLFQTLQLGFGSAIGVIVFALVMATAWIYLRVLRRQGMAA